A segment of the Gossypium hirsutum isolate 1008001.06 chromosome D10, Gossypium_hirsutum_v2.1, whole genome shotgun sequence genome:
TAATAATTTACCATTTTCGAACATTTAACGAGTCGacctgtaacaacccatttttagtgaaatcggaacattggttttgggaccacaaattcgatgtggaaatatttattttattattattttaatttctacgtTACGTTAGTAGTGTcctataaaaatttcgttaagaaattttatcgtttgcatgcttaattaagtgaaaaagactaaattgtaaaaggtgcaaaagtagagttctaatagttaaaggtaactattagctatgaaattaaattgttaaGAGACATGTGTAAAAGCAGTAAAATACCAtgatgaaattgtgaattgatgcTTTGTTTGGGTTGATATGAGTCCCTAGGGAAATCGACTAGCATGGTATGTGgataaaattgcatgaatttcaatttacgagctaaaggactaaattgtaaaaaatttaaaataagaggGGTAaagcataaatttttaaaattatgaattttggactgaattgaattgaatagaatgaatattaaataaattaaatttgtttatttagatcaagttaagcctcgtacggacctagatcgagggaaagataaagtctCGGATTAGTGATCCTATTTCGTCATCTTTGTAttcgagataagttcgtatgattaaatattattttaatatcattcgATTTAAATGTTATTATGCTATTCATCATATCATGTCACTACAGAATCTAACGACGTTACGACGACAATCGAgccctatttgaaccttaggaatatataggatacaaatgacatgtcattagagttgCCATGTTTCGGatgctggtcctgaatgtcctaccgatggctaagttCTGACATTTGTTACGGATACTCACTCACTTGTGTAAACGACATCGTGTAGCCatagtttgaccatcagtttgtgtgagcagacccgtttatggctcgagtgagcatctatgtaaaggaaaaggaatggttttgaccatgtgttagcacactttgtgtgagcttcccgcatatccgatattattctaagtggttcaactggcatgaaaagggaaggaagGGTAAGTGTTCCAATAGCTAACTTAAGAACTTATGGAACAATATGAATTATTGATGATCAAAGTATGTATAATCATGTTcatgaaaagtatgaattcaagTATGCTATGTTCATGAAATTTATCTTACCATGAGATGattttgctaagttatgtgtttaatcactaacttgtgttgttgatgatgtttaggcttgtgtcaagctatgttggattgattcatgtctatttttaagattatgaattgaaatggtaagctatgtTCATGATTTACAAACTTACAAAGCATTATATGGTTACGATGttgttcttttttatattttatagattatcgaaagctcgaccGTGTTTGAAAGCTcgtcagagacctatcacactatctagaggttatatcggtagattttgatattttggtcatggttataatggcatgtataggagaattgtgtttgatgaactagttgttatgtttggcttgtaaataggGTAAtttggttggtgtgcttttggcattTTGATGCTATAATGGCTAATGTTTATATAGTCAAATTGATGTATggttttatgtttgaaatgtggtTAATTAGGTTATGTTAGTTATGGACTTTAGTTGAGTTGTTCTGGTATGGAATTAAGTAGTTGTGTATGCTTGAATTATGGATAAATATGCTTATGCTATGACATGATCAAtagttgtgattgaggtgccttttggcatattggttgtatggatattTGGTATAGAGAtgtggtcattttatgcatgctTTGGACATGATTTAGGGCCTTGGTTATATGTGCAAATGTGTTGTAGGTTCatgcttgaattgggtgaaagaaatgacttgattttggcctatttcttggtcacacgaccatgcgacacagccgtgtgtcccctgtaggttttaatggTTGTTTTcgaaagttacatggcctagcacacggccttgcacataggcgtgtgaggccatttcgagagttacacggcctagcacacgagggtgtagcttgaccgtgtgacccaagccagagagttacacaagtATGAACATGggtgggacatggccgtgtgtccctatttcgaatgttacagggcttgagacatgggcatgtgtctcagtcgtgtaagacacacggccatgtgacccctacagtatgaatttttctaaatttttccttaaggtttcatatgttcttgatttagtcccgaattgtttctaaagtgtttctaaggcctcaagggctcgaataagggacgatatgcatgtattttaatGGATTTTtctatgattatgaaatgtttggatattgatgattttaagttatgtttttatggtaatgctctataaccctaattcgacgacggatatgggttaagggtgttacatttagtggctcAAATGAGAGACGATATGCACGTGTTTGAATGGATTTTGCTATGGTTATTAAATGTTTGGAAATTGATGATTTTAAGTTACGTTTTtacgataatgctctgtaaccctattccggccacggatacagattaggggtgttacacgaccatatatataaatatctaaaCAGTGGCGGAGCCAGAGGATTGGCAAAGGCCGCGACCcccctaaaatattttttttccatttaggccctttataatttataaaagtttaaattagtaatggtaaaattaccccccaaatgataaaaaattgatttaatttttttaaaaattataaagatatagactattaaaatggtgaaattgcctttttactatcgtaaaaatatacaatttaattccccCCTcccaaaaattttctttttgactcCGCCATTGTATCTAATGAACTTGAATTATGTGAGCACAAAACAGACTAGTTATTCATCGATGGCTTTATCTTAATTTCCCTTTGCTTTACGATGTTTCGACATCATCTTTAGCTACGTACGATAATTTCATATATGAAAATTCCATTAGATATATAATTtggacataaaaatataataattaaacatgaatgtactttattcattttagtccctaatagCCTTAACTTCCAAAATGTTCATATCTCACAATTCACCCTATCAGTCTTAAATTCAACTTTATAATTATAGTATAGGGAACTCCTACaaccattatttattattaaacctCAAAGCTTTCATCCCCTACAATTAAGTCATTGATTAGACAAAATTTAACTATATGATCTATGCTTACTTTTAACACTTTTCAATTAAATTTGAACATATAAAACTATAATCTTAATTACAATCAACATGCATGAGTTTCAACCTTAATTTCTTTAAGTTTTTCattaataaaacttaaaattaaattcactaaaTTACTTAATGGGTTGTTAACATCTatcataatttaactaaaatttaacaaGGATTCGATGGTAACTCACCAAATTTTCCCTTGGCTATATTTGGCTATGGAGgaattgaaagaaaaattttcttcttttgtttccttAGGCAATCGGTGATGAGGATGAGAGAATAGGTGATGTTTTAACTCCACTTTCTCTCTCCCAGTATCGTATgcatataaataactagcaagtaATTAGCTTAGTTAAGGTAAGTGATCAAGTTAATATTCACTAATTTACTTATTAAGTAACCATTATATAAGTCAGTGGAAAACGACGAGAGGTGGTTTATTTAAGCATTAACATAACTTACGAAAATGGTTTAATTGCTAATAGAACCTTAGTTTAATTgccatttaaaaatcaattttccttcattttagtcactaatcaatttagtccctatactattttTATTAATCGATTTAATTCAATAACACCTAATAATTTTACCTTTCCTATCCATACTTTGACTCGTAATTATTCTACTTTATTACTTACTAACTCAACTCAATTAATTCAGTCTAAAATCGAATTTTATGACACCGTTAAAAACCGGGTCATTATACAATATAATAggtcaaattttgctattagacCCTGTACTTTGAGTAGGTTGTGGATTTGGTACCTATACTTTCATTTAGTCATTTTCAATTCCctgtacttttaaatttttaaatttttagttttgatcAAATGACAACTATCAAATTAATTAAGTtctattacttttaaaatttggtGTGTCAAACATATTATCGTATATATAATGTCATGTCAGCTTGCCATCTCtacatattactcacaaaaaacCAATTAATAGATTTAACTACTGTCGTTtacattaaaactaaaattttgaaattaaaaaaatataacgaCTAATAATGATCTAGTTGGAAAATATGAACTAAATCTCGAACTTTACACATAATACAAGAATAATAGTacaatttaaccaaacaaatttaacagCTACTTTTTGGTCAagactaaattttcaaattttaaaaaaggtATGGAAACTAAAATTGATCAGATTAAAATACAGGTATCTACAACTTATATAAAATACATGATCCAATGATAGAATTTGACCCaatataatattacataatataataatacaaattataatatCAATGGTTATGTATCattcattaaattaatatattactaGAAATGTATATGactaaataatatgtaaaatattattaaaattttaatattatataaaatattaattatgtatataaaattaacaCATAAATATTGCATAAAATATGCACTTTagttatgatatataaaatatctattatgataaaacatcTTTATAAAAATTTCTATTATTTAGGAAGCGAATATGAATATGTTAtcatagaaataaaatatttttttagagtagaaataaaatatttataaattataaaacatcaaaattatataAATCTGTTAAAATCTACTTGACCCAAATTGATTTGATCCCAAAATAATTCGAGGATTGAGaaaatctaaaccttaaactaaTCTCAACCTTCCTAAAGCTATCCATTTGCCAACTCTAATCGCTAAGTGATAAGGTTTCTGAATGCCCCCATTTAattacccaattacccaaccatCTGTGTATGTTATCAacttttatgttttgtttgagtATTAGTGTAATAATATAAGGAAaaagtttatttattatatatgttatcacttttttttagtttttattgccAATTCAAACCCTCTTTCTATTGATAAAAATGTTcctaataaataaacaaattgggCCATGGGTTTTGCTCTATTACATATACCGTATATCGCCTAATTGCTTCAAAGAATGCTCTCTCTATATTGTAGTTTGGGCCATTCATGACAACAATGGATCATTTACGTACTCAAATATAGTAAACATATATACAGATATATCGCAGGGGATTACATATAGGTATTTTAAGGTCTTGTTCTTATCAGACCATTGTGACCTTTCGATATTAACTTCTTGTCCTTTAGCAACATTATTGTAAATCTTATTATAGAAGTCTAAGTTTGGGTACAATTTGATCAGCATTTCAGCAAGGTTTTACTTAAAGATGTATACAAAGCTGCCATCCTCCACTTAAAGAAGCTCCCACTCTGAATCCAACAAATCTTGAGTTGATGATCTCCTTGTAGCCTCTCTTGTTTGTGCAGACATTGAGCTCCCCTTGGAGTCCTCGTCACATTTTCCAACATCCCCATACCATTTAGCAAGTTGTTTGTACTCCATTTTCCTTGCTGACCTCATTCGTGAAGAAATAGCATCACGAATCTTTTTCTGGAAGAAGAGGGAATCATCAACTGAATATCACAAGGGGGGCAGGAGCAGCATGAAAAAACAAACAGGAATGTGAAAGCACCTGGTAAGGTCTGTGTTTGCCTTGCCTATGAGGATGACAATGAAGTTCAGCTTCATTCACAATGATACAACTTTCATCAACTCCTGTTTTATCCAATGGTGGAACTGTTCCACTTTCTTTCCTACCAACAGCACTCCCTGAGCTATACATGGTCCAGTTATTTGATTGTCCTGCAAAgttcaccacacgaattataccATACAGCTTAGCAGAAACAGACAAAGATAAAAACAAACTTGCATATATTACTTGTGTAATAATTTCCCaagaatttatatatttaaagctGACTCAATGTATACATTTAAAGATGATAATACAATAGATGTAATAATTGAACAAGATACTATCTTACtgtaatatttttgttatttattttacataataaatatttaaaactactTAATATGAAGCAATTTTTGCATTTTCACAAAACAATTTAGAAACTGGAAATACTTTTTTCTGGCCAAGATTTGTAAAGCTTAGTGCTAGTATATGCACCCAAATTTGTCATGGGGAAGAGGCAGATGCAGTAACCTATCCAtcgcatttttatttttgttttatttcactGGAATAATCCAATAGTTTATGACTTATTCCCTTCTATCCACTGCAATATTGCAATAGAGTACATTAGAAACTAGGATATTGGTAAAAGGCACACATAAGGTCTGGGGCTAGGCTTGGAGCCGAGGTGGGTACCAATCATAGGATTACCTCTACCCGAAAACCTCCACAGAGACTACCTCCATTGACTATACTGAAATGAGTTCCATCCATGACTTTTATATTTGGACCAAAACCGACGcccaaagaaacaaaaagaaaaaaaaaccctcttTAACAACAGAAGTCAAATTTCTAAGAGCATCTTCCCGACAGTGAAAAGACAAATGAAAGCAATAATTCCATCCTCAAGAGTCCAAGTACACAGAAATGTAATTTATCACACATAAATAAGGGGCAAGTTTAACCAATGAAAGCCCTTTCAAACATGCTTTTTGACCAAGTAAAGCTTTCAACCAAAATAATCATACGTAAACCTAGATATTTCTAACGGTTCTTTCCTGCCAAGTGAAACCACAAAATCCAGAGTCGCAAATTACTACCAGCTTCAGGTGTTTGAACTTTGAAGCCTTATTGGAGATCCAATGCGTGAAATGATAAGCAAAAAAGGAAATAACGGCACGGTCTCAAAGTTTGGTCATGCAACATGATAAAGTGTATGATTAGCAGGTGGTGGGAATAAAGGCAACATGCTATGGGGATGTTTCATTGCAAACTAAGGAAAATAACTTATGTTTCTTCTTGGTGCAGTAAAGAGAACACCTCAAATTTGATTGAAGCTAACCTCGAGATGATCAGaagttataaacaaataaaagaaggATTTAGTCTGAGTCATTTTCAAGACTTTatcaactttaaaaaatgaaaagaagtaATGCTCAAATTCCAATACTGAACTAATGAAACAAATACAGTTTACAAATTGATGCATAACATAGATTGAACTATTGAAAGGACTTGAACAAAGAATGTAACAACTAAGTAAACATAGTGGAGAATCACATAAGAAATTAAAAACCCAACATATGGTACATATATCACAGCCACCAAtcataaacaaatttaaatatacgAGACTCACCAAGATGCAATGCAACAATCGCAATTTAAATTGGTAAAACCAGTACTAGGAGGCTCTAACATAAGAAAACCTGTAAAATTGAATACCTTATCTTTATATGAGTTCCAGCATACAAATTCCAGTTCTACCATGACccattaataaataaaagtttctCAAATTATAAAGAAAAGGTTGACAGCAACTAGTACATAAAAGCTCCAATTGCAAACAAAGAGAAAGCACCAGATAAATAATAGTCATTAAgcgaaatggaaaaagaaaaacatatttaaggATTTGATACCAATTTTATTCAATGTTCAGTAAAAGGGCAGGTGGAAAGGGAGAAGGTAGGCAGGGAAAAGATTTTCAAAACTAGAACCACACCTTATTCTTGAACACCTGAATTCAACATGACCCATTTTAGAATGGTGTTGCCAAACCATTTTAGCTAAAGCTTGTTATATATAACATAACTTTATGTATAATCCTAAAAACCATGAGGAAAAATGCTTTGAAGTACTCTTATAAGCTCGAAGTCAAAGGTCATAATGCATAAATAGGATTTCTCTATACATGGAGACTTCGGTATAGTTTGATAAACTAGGAAAAAGATTACTCAATTATAATAACTAATTTGTACTAAAAGTATTATTTGGCatgttaataaaaattaagcaccaaatataatttatattgttGACAACTGTACTTGTTGGGATttgaaaattaatcattttatgtttttaacCTTATTAACATAAATCTTATATTGTTATTGATAATTCCAGATAAATTCAAAGGGCTGATTTCAATATCTCATGTTTTTGTAactgaaaagaagagaaaaattagttcaaacatagattatttttaaaataaaaccgaCTTAACATGTTCAGCATTAAAATTACTGACTTAtcctattcaaaattttttcttttctgaaattttttattaacaatTATTTTAAGCTATTGAACACATAGAAAATTTAACACACCAAAAATTTTCCTTATCAATGCATTATAAAAGATGTCCCTTAAACTAGTTGagattgtactaaattgtaacagcTACAATATAAAACATTTAGCAAAAATAAAACAAGGACAAATAAAGCAAGTATCATCTGGGAAACTATATCCTAGAATAGCAAAAAAAAAGGtaccccaaaagggttaacaaaaaatattgataagaaAAAGGAAATTGGCATGGctttagaagaaacaaagatggcTTGCCATTGTTAACTAATGGTCATGTTCCAAAAAGAAAACACTAGTAGCGGAATTGCTGAATCTTTTGGAAGAATTTCACTAAAATCATAGCTACCAATGCCAAGAAATGAACTTTTCTAATCTTCTTAACAATAAAGTTTATGAACTGTAGCTAAAAGATATATAGatacttggaaaaattttaatgttgctAAATCTAAATAAACAATAGCAACAATAACGTAGGAAAATTTTAATGCAATAAAGTTAGGAATTCTCACCATTTGGTTCTGCCGATCCAATTACCGAGGATGAACATCTCCCATCCATTTTTATCCCAATCGATTCAAAAAACTGTAAATCATTGTCTAAAATTTCAGGCACAGACTCACTTGCAGATTCAATTTCATTACAACTTTCTTCTATTGAGTCACAATCATCTTCTCCAACTGTAACACGGGTTGATGTTCTGGGTATCTGCTGACATG
Coding sequences within it:
- the LOC107915372 gene encoding uncharacterized protein isoform X2, which encodes MQDVMQDLLLPSSLEPVKAVAASDTAIEKNVGTFKKPQVGLKVAAVKDEGEQLIEDSEVTSDVNENAAHVPSSCQLHMVDNIFHSCPRSFMERESSYFLSREHNNRSMLVKANVENLPVAGAETVSEVACMGNEVGRLSSFSGNANAIIEESCQQIPRTSTRVTVGEDDCDSIEESCNEIESASESVPEILDNDLQFFESIGIKMDGRCSSSVIGSAEPNGQSNNWTMYSSGSAVGRKESGTVPPLDKTGVDESCIIVNEAELHCHPHRQGKHRPYQKKIRDAISSRMRSARKMEYKQLAKWYGDVGKCDEDSKGSSMSAQTREATRRSSTQDLLDSEWELL